The Collibacillus ludicampi region ACCCGACGAATGATTGGGAGCCACCGGCGACAAAATCAAACCGGACGAGTCCGCCCACAAATAACGTCTGTCCGCTGTTTAACTGATAGATCTTCGGATTGATCACTTTTTCCGGCGTGATCAATTTTAAAGATTCAGGGGACACGAGATCGGTCAGGCGAGATGTAGTCAAAACGCCTGGAGTATCGACGATGACATGATGAAATTGTGGGATCTTCATCTTAACGGTCGACAATGTGGTGCCAGGGTAGCGGGACGTTGTCAAGCCAACATCCTGCGATTCGCCAAACAGGTGTAAGAGTTTGTTTACGAGAGTCGATTTGCCGACATTGGCTGTTCCAACCACATAGATGTCCCTTTCATTTGCATACGATTCGATCAGTGTCTTCACTTGTTCGACACCAATCCCCCTGCGCGCGGAAACGAGAATGACTTTGTGCGTTTCCAACCGTTTTTTCTTCACTTCATCCATTAGCCATGTTTCTACTTTGGCTAAATTGGTTTGTCGCGGTAATAGATCGATCTTATTGGCCACCAGGACGAGAGGGTTCTCCCCTACAAATCGTTCAAGTCCCTGAATCCATGAACCTTCGAAATCGAACAAATCCACCACATTGAGGATCAGTGCTCGCTTTCCGCCAAGTTCCTTGAGAATCCGTTCAAACTCTTCTTTTTGTATCGAAACGGGCGAAACTTCATTATAATGACGGATACGAAAACACCGTCGGCACAAAATCTGTTCTCGCTCTTTCGTCGATTGAGGAATATAACCGGGAAGTGCAGGGTCTACCGTTTGCAAGGGAGCCCCACAGCCCATACAAGTCGTAATCATTCAGCGTACATCCTCCCACGTAATCAGACCGCGGCGGCGCAACATGTTCAATACCAATCGTTCGGCCATACGGAGAATTTTTGTTCCGATCCATTCTTTCGTCGCGACGGGGACGACAAGGATCG contains the following coding sequences:
- the yqeH gene encoding ribosome biogenesis GTPase YqeH, with the translated sequence MITTCMGCGAPLQTVDPALPGYIPQSTKEREQILCRRCFRIRHYNEVSPVSIQKEEFERILKELGGKRALILNVVDLFDFEGSWIQGLERFVGENPLVLVANKIDLLPRQTNLAKVETWLMDEVKKKRLETHKVILVSARRGIGVEQVKTLIESYANERDIYVVGTANVGKSTLVNKLLHLFGESQDVGLTTSRYPGTTLSTVKMKIPQFHHVIVDTPGVLTTSRLTDLVSPESLKLITPEKVINPKIYQLNSGQTLFVGGLVRFDFVAGGSQSFVGYFANQLSMHRTKLENADALYEKHLGELLKPPGPDDPATLRDLVTHKFKIRKGPAVDIVIAGLGWISVRGKEEADLRVHVPRGIHVSVRKAII